In Oryzias melastigma strain HK-1 linkage group LG10, ASM292280v2, whole genome shotgun sequence, a single window of DNA contains:
- the LOC112153661 gene encoding protocadherin alpha-3 translates to MCAGEDLFNIFTVKTLKGDEVTDWIVFYQPPSYSTNAFLIQGEEKFKPFTGISSHISKKSFCQTMDIKRQWRDGRFSLCLALLILTRFDEISAQLRYSIQEELKPGSGVGNVAKDLGLDLKGLTDRNLRVVSGTKQDLFEVNPTDGVLFVKQRVDREELCANAAPCVTNLKAVVSNPLEMHQISVEILDVNDNSPTFPEGNYTLEVLELAAVGSRFQMEGAHDLDVGPNSINSYKINHNQYFALETEDFGEEGKVPFLVLQRPLDREHTARHALKITAIDGGKPPKSGILNITVIISDVNDNPPVCDKQKYTVTVKENAPAGTYLLTVNASDSDEGVNSEIEYSFRSKFRGLTSDPFALNSKTGKLTVNGSLDYEEKQVYEINVMAADKGAVSLSSNCKVIIRVEDVNDNQPDIDITSLSSHIAEDAPPGTVVALMGVTDRDSGVNGQVLCSMPGDMPFELKPSPDGQSYALITKDYLDKETSDVYSITITAKDLGHPVLSSTRVINVEVKDVNDNSPVFSQSPYTFYVIENNRAGMSIFSVSASDKDRAENAEITYSLDRKSSGSTVTSFLNINEVNGTISALKSFDFESVKMFQFHVVATDSGSPPLSSNVTVNVFILDQNDNAPVILYPVSSNGSAEGVEEIPRNVNAGHLVTKVRAYDADIGYNGWLLFSLQQVTDHSLFALDRYTGQIRTLRSFTETDEAEHKLLILVKDNGNVSLSATATVIVKLVEPKEAFAASDVQSAAAEDEDSHVTFYLIITLGSVSLLFLISIIVLIAMQCSKSTDYTSKYLPEPNYDGTLCHSIQYRSGDKRYMLVGPRMSVGSTIVPGSHANTLVLPDRRKTSDEVRNFI, encoded by the coding sequence ATGTGCGCTGGAGAGGATCTTTTCAACATATTCACAGTAAAAACCCTGAAAGGGGATGAAGTGACGGACTGGATAGTGTTTTATCAGCCGCCGTCTTACTCAACAAATGCTTTTTTGATCCAAGGAGAGGAGAAATTCAAACCATTTACAGGGATTTCTTCGCATATTTCTAAAAAATCGTTTTGTCAAACGATGGATATCAAAAGACAATGGAGGGACGGGCGCTTTTCTCTTTGTTTGGCGCTGCTAATACTGACTAGATTTGATGAGATTTCCGCTCAACTACGATATTCTATCCAAGAGGAATTAAAACCAGGATCAGGTGTTGGAAACGTGGCCAAAGACCTTGGTTTGGATTTGAAAGGATTGACGGATAGAAATCTGCGCGTTGTGTCGGGAACAAAGCAGGATCTGTTTGAGGTAAATCCGACCGATGGAGTTTTGTTCGTGAAGCAGAGAGTAGACCGAGAGGAGCTGTGCGCAAACGCCGCTCCGTGCGTCACAAATCTGAAAGCTGTGGTTTCAAATCCGCTGGAAATGCATCAGATTTCTGTGGAAATCCTGGATGTAAATGACAATTCACCGACATTCCCTGAAGGAAATTACACACTGGAGGTGCTGGAGTTGGCTGCTGTTGGCTCTCGATTTCAAATGGAGGGAGCGCATGATCTGGATGTCGGGCCGAACTCCATCAATTCGTATAAAATAAACCACAATCAGTATTTTGCGCTTGAAACGGAAGATTTTGGGGAAGAGGGGAAAGTCCCCTTCCTTGTTTTGCAGCGACCCTTGGACAGAGAGCACACGGCTCGGCATGCATTAAAAATCACAGCAATAGATGGAGGAAAACCACCTAAATCCGGTATTCTTAATATTACTGTTATTATCTCAGATGTTAATGACAACCCACCCGTGTgcgacaaacaaaaatacacagttACAGTAAAAGAAAACGCACCTGCGGGGACATATCTGTTGACAGTAAACGCCTCTGACTCTGATGAGGGCGTGAACAGTGAGATTGAATATTCTTTTAGAAGTAAATTCAGAGGATTAACGTCGGATCCGTTTGCTTTGAACAGTAAAACTGGAAAACTAACTGTGAACGGAAGCCTCGATTACGAGGAAAAGCAGGTGTACGAGATAAACGTGATGGCTGCGGATAAAGGGGCCGTGTCCCTCTCCTCAAACTGCAAAGTGATCATAAGAGTGGAGGACGTCAATGACAATCAGCCTGACATTGACATCACCTCCCTGTCGAGTCACATAGCAGAGGACGCGCCTCCCGGTACTGTGGTGGCCTTGATGGGGGTGACAGATCGTGACTCAGGTGTGAATGGACAGGTGCTTTGCAGCATGCCAGGTGATATGCCGTTTGAGCTGAAGCCATCACCTGACGGACAGTCGTACGCATTGATAACAAAGGATTATCTGGATAAGGAGACATCTGATGTTTATAGCATTACAATAACAGCAAAAGATTTAGGACATCCAGTTCTGTCATCTACAAGAGTGATAAACGTAGAAGTGAAAGATGTGAACGACAACAGTCCTGTTTTCTCTCAAAGCCCTTACACTTTTTATGTGATAGAAAACAACAGAGCTGGGATGTCCATCTTTTCAGTGAGTGCAAGTGACAAAGAtagagctgaaaatgcagaaataacTTATTCACTAGATCGGAAAAGTTCAGGCTCAACCGTGacgtcatttttaaatataaacgaAGTTAATGGCACGATTTCTGCTCTGAAAAGTTTTGACtttgaaagtgtgaaaatgttccagTTCCACGTTGTTGCCACAGATTCTGGAAGTCCTCCTCTGAGCAGCAACGTGACAGTGAACGTGTTCATTCTGGATCAGAACGACAACGCTCCAGTCATCCTGTATCCAGTCAGCTCCAACGGTTCTGCTGAAGGGGTGGAGGAGATTCCCCGCAACGTGAACGCAGGACACTTGGTGACTAAAGTGCGAGCCTATGACGCTGATATAGGATATAACGGCTGGCTGCTGTTCTCACTGCAGCAAGTGACTGACCACAGTCTCTTTGCTTTGGACCGCTATACAGGACAGATCCGAACTCTCCGCTCGTTCACAGAGACAGACGAGGCTGAACACAAACTGCTCATCCTGGTCAAAGACAATGGCAACGTTTCCCTCTCAGCAACAGCTACTGTCATTGTCAAACTTGTGGAGCCCAAAGAGGCTTTTGCAGCTTCTGATGTTCAAAGTGCAGCAGCGGAGGATGAAGACAGTCACGTGACTTTCTACCTCATCATCACTTTGGGCTCCGTTTCCCTGCTGTTTCTCATCAGCATCATCGTGCTGATTGCAATGCAGTGCTCCAAGTCCACAGACTATACTTCCAAATATCTGCCAGAGCCCAATTATGATGGAACACTGTGTCACAGCATCCAGTACAGATCTGGAGACAAACGCTACATGTTAGTGGGACCCAGAATGAGTGTTGGATCTACCATAGTTCCTGGAAGTCACGCAAACACACTTGTGCTTCCTGATAGGAGGAAAACATCAGATGAGGTAAGGAATttcatttaa
- the LOC112153412 gene encoding protocadherin alpha-C2 isoform X1, with amino-acid sequence MGYVFLLLCASAFINSVFCVTHYSVPEEMEEGSVVANLAADLGLDVKTLKSRKMRVDVVANKKYLEINKDTGELVILEKINREFLCPLKTTTSCFIKLEATIENPIRMFNIEVEITDINDNAPHFRRGTMHLDISESSPVGERFSLNNAADPDVGANSVKNYHLSASEHFSIEIQTGRDGSKFADLILKKPLDREQRAVHTLSLTAVDGGVPTRTGTASIIVRVLDVNDNAPSFDKDTYVVDVMENSPIGSLVIKLNATDLDEGSNADVVYSYSLYTSERTQQMFQLNPENGEIRVKEMINYEDLQLYEMEVIASDKGPSSLSGQCKVKIQVTDMNDNHPELSIKSFQSPVKENVAKDTVIAVVSVSDKDSGENGIVDLHIPDNMPFKLRESSDNYYELVVSEALDREKVPEYDITFTVTDRGSPPLSDNETMTLELLDVNDNVPQFPKSFYTIRVMENNAPGALLESLSAFDPDLHENQYLVYVIIEKEIANTSMSMLFSINPEDGKLYALKTFDYEIEKEFLFHIEARDSGSPPLSSNVSVHIIIVDQNDNAPVIVSPWRAHGSVVEEKIPRSTDKGSLVAKVIALDTDSVHNSRITYQFLQVTDATLFSLDQYNGEIRTMRMFSYRDPRHQRLVVVAKDNGEPALSATVTIKLSTEETAVKAYSDMTEVPLEYDIFSDLNLYLVIGLGSVSFLLLITILVTIVLKCQTAKPSKLAPPSRNSVISERNSTIADSTLVSNDAYWYSLFLAETRKGKLVVRQPVPKGSRYIVSSIPRGTGLTDTSDSAASTLQASTTSSSSST; translated from the exons ATGGGGTACGTGTTCCTGCTTCTGTGCGCCTCTGCCTTCATCAACTCGGTCTTTTGCGTAACCCATTATTCGGTTCCTGAAGAAATGGAGGAGGGATCCGTGGTCGCGAATCTGGCCGCGGACCTGGGATTAGACGTGAAGACGCTGAAGTCGCGGAAAATGCGCGTGGATGTTGTGGCCAATAAAAAATACCTGGAGATCAACAAAGACACCGGGGAGCTCGtgattttggaaaaaatcaACAGGGAGTTTCTTTGTCCCCTGAAGACAACCAcgtcatgttttattaaattggaGGCTACGATTGAAAATCCAATCCGCATGTTTAACATCGAGGTGGAAATAACTGACATTAATGACAACGCTCCACATTTCCGTCGAGGGACGATGCATCTGGACATTTCAGAGTCCAGTCCCGTTGGAGAGAGGTTTTCACTCAATAATGCCGCAGATCCAGATGTGGGCGCAAACTCTGTGAAAAATTACCACCTGAGCGCCAGCGAGCACTTCTCTATTGAGATTCAGACAGGAAGGGACGGATCAAAGTTCGCTGACTTGATCCTGAAAAAGCCTTTAGACAGAGAGCAGCGGGCTGTTCACACTTTATCCCTCACTGCTGTAGACGGAGGGGTTCCCACGCGCACGGGGACTGCCAGCATCATAGTGCGCGTGCTCGATGTGAATGACAACGCCCCTTCTTTTGACAAAGACACCTATGTTGTGGATGTAATGGAAAACTCCCCGATTGGAAGTTTAGTGATCAAACTTAATGCAACTGATTTAGATGAAGGATCCAACGCTGATGTCGTTTATTCTTATAGTTTGTACACATCAGAGAGAACACAACAGATGTTTCAGTTAAATCCAGAGAATGGAGAAATACGAGTGAAAGAGATGATTAACTACGAAGATTTGCAACTTTATGAAATGGAAGTTATAGCTAGTGATAAAGGACCGAGCTCCTTATCTGGTCAGTGTAAAGTTAAAATACAGGTAACAGATATGAATGATAATCATCCAGAACTTTCTATCAAATCCTTTCAGAGTccagtaaaagaaaatgtggcTAAAGACACAGTGATCGCTGTAGTTAGTGTGAGTGACAAAGACTCAGGGGAAAATGGAATAGTTGATCTTCACATTCCTGATAATATGCCTTTCAAGCTGAGAGAGTCCTCTGATAACTATTATGAATTAGTGGTTTCAGAGGCGTTAGACCGTGAGAAGGTCCCAGAATATGACATCACCTTCACTGTGACAGACAGAGGTTCTCCTCCTTTGTCTGACAATGAAACCATGACTTTAGAGCTGCTGGATGTCAACGACAATGTCCCACAGTTCCCAAAGTCCTTTTACACCATCAGAGTGATGGAGAATAATGCCCCCGGGGCCCTGCTGGAGTCTCTGAGTGCGTTTGACCCTGACCTCCATGAAAACCAGTATCTGGTTTACGTCATCATAGAGAAGGAGATCGCTAACACCTCCATGTCCATGCTGTTCTCCATCAATCCAGAGGACGGGAAACTTTACGCGCTGAAAACCTTTGACTATGAGATTGAGAAGGAGTTTCTTTTCCACATCGAGGCCAGAGACTCTGGCTCTCCTCCTCTCAGCAGTAATGTGAGCGTCCACATCATCATTGTGGACCAGAACGACAACGCTCCTGTCATCGTGTCTCCGTGGCGAGCACACGGCTCTGTGGTGGAGGAGAAGATTCCCAGATCCACAGATAAAGGCTCCCTGGTCGCCAAGGTGATCGCTTTGGACACGGACTCTGTGCACAACTCTCGGATTACATACCAGTTCCTGCAGGTGACTGACGCCACCTTGTTCAGTCTGGACCAATACAACGGAGAGATCCGGACCATGAGGATGTTCAGTTACAGAGACCCGCGCCACCAGAGACTGGTTGTTGTTGCCAAGGACAACGGGGAGCCGGCTCTCTCTGCTACAGTCACCATCAAGCTGTCCACAGAGGAGACTGCTGTTAAGGCCTACTCTGACATGACTGAGGTGCCTCTGGAATACGACATCTTCTCAGACCTTAACTTGTATCTGGTGATTGGTCTGGGCTCGGTGTCCTTTCTCCTGCTCATCACCATCTTGGTCACCATCGTGCTGAAGTGTCAGACAGCCAAGCCCAGCAAACTAGCTCCTCCCAGCAGGAACAGTGTGATCAGTGAGAGGAACTCCACCATCGCAGACTCCACTCTGGTGTCCAACGATGCCTACTGGTACAGTCTGTTTCTGGCAGAGACCAGGAAAGGGAAGCTGGTGGTTAGACAGCCTGTGCCAAAGGGCTCCAGATACATCGTGTCCAGCATTCCAAGAGGGACAGGACTCACAGACACTAGTGACTCAGCTGCTTCCACTCTGCag GCatccaccaccagcagcagcagttccaCTTGA
- the LOC112153412 gene encoding protocadherin alpha-C2 isoform X2 has protein sequence MGYVFLLLCASAFINSVFCVTHYSVPEEMEEGSVVANLAADLGLDVKTLKSRKMRVDVVANKKYLEINKDTGELVILEKINREFLCPLKTTTSCFIKLEATIENPIRMFNIEVEITDINDNAPHFRRGTMHLDISESSPVGERFSLNNAADPDVGANSVKNYHLSASEHFSIEIQTGRDGSKFADLILKKPLDREQRAVHTLSLTAVDGGVPTRTGTASIIVRVLDVNDNAPSFDKDTYVVDVMENSPIGSLVIKLNATDLDEGSNADVVYSYSLYTSERTQQMFQLNPENGEIRVKEMINYEDLQLYEMEVIASDKGPSSLSGQCKVKIQVTDMNDNHPELSIKSFQSPVKENVAKDTVIAVVSVSDKDSGENGIVDLHIPDNMPFKLRESSDNYYELVVSEALDREKVPEYDITFTVTDRGSPPLSDNETMTLELLDVNDNVPQFPKSFYTIRVMENNAPGALLESLSAFDPDLHENQYLVYVIIEKEIANTSMSMLFSINPEDGKLYALKTFDYEIEKEFLFHIEARDSGSPPLSSNVSVHIIIVDQNDNAPVIVSPWRAHGSVVEEKIPRSTDKGSLVAKVIALDTDSVHNSRITYQFLQVTDATLFSLDQYNGEIRTMRMFSYRDPRHQRLVVVAKDNGEPALSATVTIKLSTEETAVKAYSDMTEVPLEYDIFSDLNLYLVIGLGSVSFLLLITILVTIVLKCQTAKPSKLAPPSRNSVISERNSTIADSTLVSNDAYWYSLFLAETRKGKLVVRQPVPKGSRYIVSSIPRGTGLTDTSDSAASTLQYPK, from the exons ATGGGGTACGTGTTCCTGCTTCTGTGCGCCTCTGCCTTCATCAACTCGGTCTTTTGCGTAACCCATTATTCGGTTCCTGAAGAAATGGAGGAGGGATCCGTGGTCGCGAATCTGGCCGCGGACCTGGGATTAGACGTGAAGACGCTGAAGTCGCGGAAAATGCGCGTGGATGTTGTGGCCAATAAAAAATACCTGGAGATCAACAAAGACACCGGGGAGCTCGtgattttggaaaaaatcaACAGGGAGTTTCTTTGTCCCCTGAAGACAACCAcgtcatgttttattaaattggaGGCTACGATTGAAAATCCAATCCGCATGTTTAACATCGAGGTGGAAATAACTGACATTAATGACAACGCTCCACATTTCCGTCGAGGGACGATGCATCTGGACATTTCAGAGTCCAGTCCCGTTGGAGAGAGGTTTTCACTCAATAATGCCGCAGATCCAGATGTGGGCGCAAACTCTGTGAAAAATTACCACCTGAGCGCCAGCGAGCACTTCTCTATTGAGATTCAGACAGGAAGGGACGGATCAAAGTTCGCTGACTTGATCCTGAAAAAGCCTTTAGACAGAGAGCAGCGGGCTGTTCACACTTTATCCCTCACTGCTGTAGACGGAGGGGTTCCCACGCGCACGGGGACTGCCAGCATCATAGTGCGCGTGCTCGATGTGAATGACAACGCCCCTTCTTTTGACAAAGACACCTATGTTGTGGATGTAATGGAAAACTCCCCGATTGGAAGTTTAGTGATCAAACTTAATGCAACTGATTTAGATGAAGGATCCAACGCTGATGTCGTTTATTCTTATAGTTTGTACACATCAGAGAGAACACAACAGATGTTTCAGTTAAATCCAGAGAATGGAGAAATACGAGTGAAAGAGATGATTAACTACGAAGATTTGCAACTTTATGAAATGGAAGTTATAGCTAGTGATAAAGGACCGAGCTCCTTATCTGGTCAGTGTAAAGTTAAAATACAGGTAACAGATATGAATGATAATCATCCAGAACTTTCTATCAAATCCTTTCAGAGTccagtaaaagaaaatgtggcTAAAGACACAGTGATCGCTGTAGTTAGTGTGAGTGACAAAGACTCAGGGGAAAATGGAATAGTTGATCTTCACATTCCTGATAATATGCCTTTCAAGCTGAGAGAGTCCTCTGATAACTATTATGAATTAGTGGTTTCAGAGGCGTTAGACCGTGAGAAGGTCCCAGAATATGACATCACCTTCACTGTGACAGACAGAGGTTCTCCTCCTTTGTCTGACAATGAAACCATGACTTTAGAGCTGCTGGATGTCAACGACAATGTCCCACAGTTCCCAAAGTCCTTTTACACCATCAGAGTGATGGAGAATAATGCCCCCGGGGCCCTGCTGGAGTCTCTGAGTGCGTTTGACCCTGACCTCCATGAAAACCAGTATCTGGTTTACGTCATCATAGAGAAGGAGATCGCTAACACCTCCATGTCCATGCTGTTCTCCATCAATCCAGAGGACGGGAAACTTTACGCGCTGAAAACCTTTGACTATGAGATTGAGAAGGAGTTTCTTTTCCACATCGAGGCCAGAGACTCTGGCTCTCCTCCTCTCAGCAGTAATGTGAGCGTCCACATCATCATTGTGGACCAGAACGACAACGCTCCTGTCATCGTGTCTCCGTGGCGAGCACACGGCTCTGTGGTGGAGGAGAAGATTCCCAGATCCACAGATAAAGGCTCCCTGGTCGCCAAGGTGATCGCTTTGGACACGGACTCTGTGCACAACTCTCGGATTACATACCAGTTCCTGCAGGTGACTGACGCCACCTTGTTCAGTCTGGACCAATACAACGGAGAGATCCGGACCATGAGGATGTTCAGTTACAGAGACCCGCGCCACCAGAGACTGGTTGTTGTTGCCAAGGACAACGGGGAGCCGGCTCTCTCTGCTACAGTCACCATCAAGCTGTCCACAGAGGAGACTGCTGTTAAGGCCTACTCTGACATGACTGAGGTGCCTCTGGAATACGACATCTTCTCAGACCTTAACTTGTATCTGGTGATTGGTCTGGGCTCGGTGTCCTTTCTCCTGCTCATCACCATCTTGGTCACCATCGTGCTGAAGTGTCAGACAGCCAAGCCCAGCAAACTAGCTCCTCCCAGCAGGAACAGTGTGATCAGTGAGAGGAACTCCACCATCGCAGACTCCACTCTGGTGTCCAACGATGCCTACTGGTACAGTCTGTTTCTGGCAGAGACCAGGAAAGGGAAGCTGGTGGTTAGACAGCCTGTGCCAAAGGGCTCCAGATACATCGTGTCCAGCATTCCAAGAGGGACAGGACTCACAGACACTAGTGACTCAGCTGCTTCCACTCTGCag TACCCTAAATGA
- the LOC112153413 gene encoding protocadherin gamma-C3 (The sequence of the model RefSeq protein was modified relative to this genomic sequence to represent the inferred CDS: added 42 bases not found in genome assembly): MGKLFCAPWERYVWKCLLFVVVLKCTTGVTHYSIPEEMEEGSAVANLAADLGLDVKTLVERKMRLELIANRKYLDVNRETGELYVVERIDRESLCLAKTSCFLKMEAIIENPKRIFYIELEITDINDNAPHFRRDTVDLDISEATQPGERFSVSNAVDPDVGSNSVKTYHLSESDFFTIEIQTGRDGSKFADLILKKGLNREEQASHHLILTAVDGGLPSRSGTASIIVHVLDTNDNAPVFEKESYQVSILENSPIGSLVIHLNATDLDEGSNADVVYSYSLYTSE; this comes from the coding sequence ATGGGAAAGCTTTTTTGCGCACCCTGGGAAAGGTACGTGTGGAAATGTCTTTTGTTCGTCGTGGTTTTGAAATGCACCACGGGTGTAACGCACTACTCGATTCCCGAGGAAATGGAAGAAGGATCCGCCGTCGCAAATCTCGCCGCGGATCTGGGTCTGGATGTGAAGACGTTGGTGGAGCGGAAAATGCGTTTAGAGCTGATCGCAAACAGGAAATATCTGGACGTGAACAGGGAGACAGGAGAGCTTTATGTGGTGGAGCGGATCGACAGAGAGTCTCTTTGTCTGGCAAAGACGTcatgttttctgaaaatggaaGCAATCATCGAAAATCCAAAGCGCATATTTTACATCGAGTTGGAAATAACTGATATAAATGACAACGCGCCGCATTTCCGGAGAGACACTGTAGATTTAGACATTTCTGAAGCCACGCAGCCTGGTGAGCGCTTTTCTGTGAGCAATGCGGTTGATCCAGATGTTGGCTCGAACTCTGTAAAAACGTATCATTTAAGTGAAAGCGATTTCTTCACAATAGAGATTCAAACAGGGAGAGATGGCTCCAAATTTGCAGacttgattttgaaaaaaggtttaaacagGGAGGAGCAAGCTAGTCATCATTTAATCCTGACTGCCGTAGACGGGGGATTGCCGTCTCGTTCTGGCACAGCCAGCATTATTGTTCATGTTTTGGACACAAATGACAACGCCCCTGTATTTGAAAAAGAGAGCTACCAGGTCAGTATTTTGGAGAATTCTCCCATAGGCAGTCTTGTTATTCACTTAAATGCAACTGATTTAGATGAAGGATCCAA
- the LOC118599251 gene encoding protocadherin alpha-C2-like, translated as MEAFRRYVVPGVFLVLPIVQIVSTSVTPYSIPEEMKEGSVVANLASDLRLDVKTLNERKMRLDIVANKKYLDVNKETGELYIVEKIDRENICPSKSSASCYLRLEVTLENPLRIFNIEIEILDMNDNAPQFRRDAIHLDISESTPKGDRFSLSNAVDPDVGSNSVKTYHLSESEYFNIEVQTGRDGSKFADLILKKTLDREQQAVHHLTLTAVDGGKPARSGTASVIVHVLDTNDNTPTFDKSIYNVKIMENSPIGSLVLHLNATDLDEGSNSDITYSYSLYTSEKTQETFHLNPTSGEITVRGMLNYEDFNIYDMEVIATDKGANSLSGQCTIKILVEDMNDNHPELSIKSFQSPVSEDIKLDTVIAVVSVSDKDSGENGIVDLHIPDNMPFKLRESSDNYYELVVSEALDREKVPEYDITFTVTDRGSPPLSDNETMTLELLDVNDNVPQFPKSFYTIRVMENNAPGALLESLSAFDPDLHENQYLVYVIIEKEIANTSMSMLFSINPEDGKLYALKTFDYEIEKEFLFHIEARDSGSPPLSSNVSVHIIIVDQNDNAPVIVSPWRAHGSVVEEKIPRSTDKGSLVAKVIALDTDSVHNSRITYQFLQVTDATLFSLDQYNGEIRTMRMFSYRDPRHQRLVVVAKDNGEPALSATVTIKLSTEETAVKAYSDMTEVPLEYDIFSDLNLYLVIGLGSVSFLLLITILVTIVLKCQKAKPSKAAPPSRNSVISERNSTIADSTLVSNDAYWYSLFLAETRKGKLVVRQPVPKGSRYIVSSIPRGTGLTDTSDSAASTLQV; from the exons ATGGAGGCTTTCAGACGGTACGTTGTTCCCGGTGTTTTTCTCGTCCTTCCAATCGTTCAGATCGTTTCAACTTCAGTGACTCCTTATTCTATACCTGAAGAAATGAAAGAAGGTTCAGTCGTTGCTAACCTCGCATCTGATCTGAGGCTGGACGTGAAAACGCTGAACGAGAGGAAGATGCGGCTGGATATCGTTGCGAACAAGAAATATCTGGATGTGAACAAAGAGACCGGAGAGCTGTACATTGTAGAGAAAATAGACAGAGAAAATATTTGCCCCTCAAAGTCTTCAGCATCTTGTTATCTGCGATTGGAGGTAACTCTGGAAAATCCATTGAGAATttttaacattgaaattgaaatACTAGACATGAACGACAACGCCCCTCAGTTTCGAAGAGACGCTATCCACTTAGACATTTCAGAATCGACACCAAAAGGAGACAGATTCTCATTGAGTAATGCAGTAGATCCTGATGTTGGATCTAATTCAGTAAAAACATATCATCTCAGTGaaagtgaatattttaatattgaGGTTCAGACCGGTAGAGATGGATCAAAGTTTgcagatttaattttaaaaaagacgcTCGATCGGGAGCAGCAGGCCGTCCATCATTTAACACTGACTGCTGTAGACGGAGGAAAACCAGCTCGTTCAGGAACCGCCAGCGttattgttcatgttttagATACAAATGATAACACGCCTACATTTGACAAATCCATATATAATGTTAAAATCATGGAAAACTCTCCTATCGGAAGTTTAGTTCTTCATCTGAATGCGACAGATTTAGATGAAGGATCCAATTCAGATATAACTTATTCATACAGTTTATATACATCAGAGAAAACACAGGAAACTTTTCATCTGAATCCAACTAGTGGTGAGATTACTGTGAGGGGAATGTTGAACTATGAAGATTTCAACATCTATGACATGGAGGTGATAGCAACAGACAAAGGAGCCAACAGTTTATCAGGACAGTGTACCATAAAGATTCTAGTGGAAGACATGAATGATAATCATCCAGAATTATCCATCAAATCCTTTCAGAGTCCAGTGAGTGAAGACATCAAGTTAGACACAGTGATCGCTGTAGTTAGTGTGAGTGACAAAGACTCAGGGGAAAATGGAATAGTTGATCTTCACATTCCTGATAATATGCCTTTCAAGCTGAGAGAGTCCTCTGATAACTATTATGAATTAGTGGTTTCAGAGGCGTTAGACCGTGAGAAGGTCCCAGAATATGACATCACCTTCACTGTGACAGACAGAGGTTCTCCTCCTTTGTCTGACAATGAAACCATGACTTTAGAGCTGCTGGATGTCAACGACAATGTCCCACAGTTCCCAAAGTCCTTTTACACCATCAGAGTGATGGAGAATAATGCCCCCGGGGCCCTGCTGGAGTCTCTGAGTGCGTTTGACCCTGACCTCCATGAAAACCAGTATCTGGTTTACGTCATCATAGAGAAGGAGATCGCTAACACCTCCATGTCCATGCTGTTCTCCATCAATCCAGAGGACGGGAAACTTTACGCGCTGAAAACCTTTGACTATGAGATTGAGAAGGAGTTTCTTTTCCACATCGAGGCCAGAGACTCTGGCTCTCCTCCTCTCAGCAGTAATGTGAGCGTCCACATCATCATTGTGGACCAGAACGACAACGCTCCTGTCATCGTGTCTCCGTGGCGAGCACACGGCTCTGTGGTGGAGGAGAAGATTCCCAGATCCACAGATAAAGGCTCCCTGGTCGCCAAGGTGATCGCTTTGGACACGGACTCTGTGCACAACTCTCGGATTACATACCAGTTCCTGCAGGTGACTGACGCCACCTTGTTCAGTCTGGACCAATACAACGGAGAGATCCGGACCATGAGGATGTTCAGTTACAGAGACCCGCGCCACCAGAGACTGGTTGTTGTTGCCAAGGACAACGGGGAGCCGGCTCTCTCTGCTACAGTCACCATCAAGCTGTCCACAGAGGAGACTGCTGTTAAGGCCTACTCTGACATGACTGAGGTGCCTCTGGAATACGACATCTTCTCAGACCTCAACCTGTATCTGGTGATTGGTCTGGGCTCGGTGTCCTTTCTCCTGCTCATCACCATCTTGGTCACCATCGTGCTGAAGTGTCAGAAAGCCAAGCCCAGCAAAGCGGCTCCTCCCAGCAGGAACAGTGTGATCAGTGAGAGGAACTCCACCATCGCAGACTCCACTCTGGTGTCCAACGATGCCTACTGGTACAGTCTGTTTCTGGCAGAGACCAGGAAAGGGAAGCTGGTGGTTAGACAGCCTGTGCCAAAGGGCTCCAGATACATCGTGTCCAGCATTCCAAGAGGGACAGGACTCACAGACACTAGTGACTCGGCTGCTTCCACTCTCCAG GTATGA